In one Castor canadensis chromosome 15, mCasCan1.hap1v2, whole genome shotgun sequence genomic region, the following are encoded:
- the Fanca gene encoding Fanconi anemia group A protein isoform X7, which produces MGGQRAPSAASDGGVPELAMSGTPAWGAATEESMRVRRRSWTELLAGRLKRQKYDPEKEQKLKDSALHLLRSHQNLNDLLLEVEDPRCEKLCLGKLIDCHSAEAPPDHSSFFIGSALQDQASRLGVPVGILSARIFACSMEQVCVEPSHPVLLSSEQRKRLSSLLEIAQYLSAHSMLSRLSFCQELWKVQNSLLLEALWRLHMQSVVSLQELLESHPDVQAVTTWLFKNLCLLCEQTGASYPSDSVARAMLADFVQLLVLRGFQENPDPRTVEPEKMPQAAASILQRMLIYALDALAAGLQEETSAYRVVRGWYVWETCCYPGSTAPQTLPG; this is translated from the exons ATGGGAGGACAGCGCGCGCCGAGCGCCGCGAGCGACGGCGGAGTCCCGGAGCTCGCCATGTCTGGCACGCCGGCTTGGGGCGCAGCTACCGAAGAGAGCATGCGGGTCCGCCGGAGGTCCTGGACCGAACTGCTGG CGGGAAGGCTCAAGAGGCAAAAATATGAtcctgaaaaagaacagaaattaaagGATTCAGCTCTGCACCTCCTGAGAAGCCATCAAAATTTGAATGACCTTTTGCTAGAG GTGGAAGATCCACGGTGTGAAAAATTGTGTCTTGGCAAATTGATTGATTGTCACAGTGCTGAAGCCCCTCCCGATCATTCTAGTTTCTTTATAG GCTCTGCTTTGCAGGATCAAGCCTCGAGGTTGGGGGTTCCTGTGGGGATCCTGTCAGCCAGGATATTCGCTTGCAGCATGGAGCAGGTCTGCGTGGAGCCTAGCCACCCTGTGCTGCTTAGCTCAGAGCAAAGA AAGAGACTGTCTTCCTTGTTAGAGATTGCTCAGTATTTATCAGCACACAGTATGCTCTCCCGTCTCTCCTTCTGTCAAGAATTATGGAAAGTACAG AACTCTTTGTTGCTTGAAGCCCTGTGGCGTCTTCATATGCAGAGTGTTGTGAGCCTACAGGAGCTGCTGGAAAG CCATCCTGATGTGCAGGCTGTGACTACGTGGCTCTTCAAGAACCTGTGCCTTCTGTGTGAGCAGACAGGAGCATCCTACCCATCTGACAGTGTTGCCAGGGCCATGCTTGCTG ATTTTGTGCAACTGTTAGTTTTGAGGGGATTTCAGGAAAACCCGGATCCAAGAACTGTGGAGCCTGAAAAGATGCCCCAG GCTGCGGCCTCCATACTACAGAGAATGCTGATTT ATGCGCTTGATGCTCTGGCTGCTGGACTGCAGGAGGAGACCTCAGCTTACCGGGTGGTGAGGGGATGGTACGTGTGGGAGACCTGCTGCTACCCTGGATCCACGGCACCTCAGACATTGCCAGGGTAG